AATCTGAAGCAAATGCCCGGCAAAGGCAGTCAGGAGAAAATCGTCAAACAACGCCAGTCGATGTTGCGATCGCGCGGACAGATAGCTTAACCGAACAACCAGAGTATACAGGTACAACTGCACCAGCACGCGAAGTCTCGCTGCGATCGCAAGTCACAGGGCAAGTCTTAAACATTACGATTGATATCGGCGATGCTGTACGCCAAGGGCAAACTTTAGCACGCTTAGACGATGCGTTGTTAGTGAGTGCGGTTAACCAAGCAAAAGCAGAACTTGCCAGTTTACGCGCCGCCGTGGCACGCGCTCAAAATCAAGTCAGTAATGCGCAAGCACAAGTCGAGCGATCGCGCTTAGAATTGCAACAAGCACAAGCAGACTTAGCACGACAACAACGCCTTTTGCAAGAGGGTGCAGTACCCGCACAACAAGCCGAACAAGCAAGAACTGAAGCCCAAACATCTGCACAAATTTTACGCGCAGCGCAAGAACAAGTCCGCACTGAACAACAAGCAGTAGCAGCAGCACAAAGTCAAGTCACCGCCCAAGAAGCCGTCGTTGCCCAGGCAAGAAGGCAACAATCTTACGCTCAACTGACTGCACCAATTGCCGGTAAAGTCATGCAACGGCTGACAGAAGTTGGTAATTTAGTACAGCCTAATACGGAGATTGTGCGCATTGGTGACTTTAGCCGCATTCAAGTCAACGTCGAAGTGTCGGAATTAGAACTTGCCAGAATTCGCCAAGGACAAACGGTGACAGTTCGATTAGATGCGTTTCCTGATCAAGTTTTTAATGGGCAAGTCAGTCGGATTTCTCCCGCAGCAGATCAAACCGCGCGTTTAATTCCGGTTCAAGTCGTGATTCCAAATAGTAACGGGCAAATTGGTAGCGGACTTTTGGCACGGGTACAGTTTGCTAGCGAGGAAACACAACGCGTTGTCATACCTCAAACAGCACTTTCGCCAGCTGCGCAAGGATCGCCCCAGCAACAGGAAAGCACAATTTATGTTGTAAATGAAACCGCAGCCAGCGAAGGCACTGTCACCGCGCGTCAAGTAACACTAGGGCAAAGTGCGAACGGTCAAGTCGAAATTTTATCAGGTTTGCAACCAGGCGAGCGATTTGTCGCGCGTAGTGGTGGCGCGTTGACTGATGGCGCAACAGTGCGCTTTTCGATTCTTTCGGAGTCACAGCAAGGGAGTTGATAACCATGCAACAGGGCAAAGCGTCAGGATTGAGTGTGAGTGCGATCGCAATTCGACGGCATATCGGCACGCTGATGCTGACGCTAGCAGTCATGGTTATGGGAGTGTTTTACCTAACCTCGCTTCCAGTCGATCTGTTGCCATCAATTACCTATCCCCGCATCGGTGTTCGGATCAATGCCCCTGGGATTTCACCCGAAGTCGCAATTGATGAAGTAACAAGACCTCTAGAAGAAGCTTTATCCGCAACCGAAGGTGTTGTTCAAGTGTATTCGCAAACGCGCGAAGGACAAGTCAGTTTAGATTTGTATTTCCAACCAGGGGGAAATATTGACCAAGCGTTGAATGACGCGACAGCAGCACTCAATCGCGGTCGCGGGCAGTTACCTAACACAGTCGAAGAACCAAGATTA
This is a stretch of genomic DNA from Chroogloeocystis siderophila 5.2 s.c.1. It encodes these proteins:
- a CDS encoding efflux RND transporter periplasmic adaptor subunit; translated protein: MFKDIRILKLLFSLGVIVAVTGCNSLPSESEANARQRQSGENRQTTPVDVAIARTDSLTEQPEYTGTTAPAREVSLRSQVTGQVLNITIDIGDAVRQGQTLARLDDALLVSAVNQAKAELASLRAAVARAQNQVSNAQAQVERSRLELQQAQADLARQQRLLQEGAVPAQQAEQARTEAQTSAQILRAAQEQVRTEQQAVAAAQSQVTAQEAVVAQARRQQSYAQLTAPIAGKVMQRLTEVGNLVQPNTEIVRIGDFSRIQVNVEVSELELARIRQGQTVTVRLDAFPDQVFNGQVSRISPAADQTARLIPVQVVIPNSNGQIGSGLLARVQFASEETQRVVIPQTALSPAAQGSPQQQESTIYVVNETAASEGTVTARQVTLGQSANGQVEILSGLQPGERFVARSGGALTDGATVRFSILSESQQGS